Proteins encoded by one window of Porphyromonas vaginalis:
- a CDS encoding FimB/Mfa2 family fimbrial subunit, with protein MKRHTIYSILLLPLLVLSLVSCDKLVYDRGECPTILVFTPYMQTPCMSDSAYIGKAGYMDIVISIPSSGEIIAYKHLEPADLTAATAIEIPVPNECTETYRYTIWVGATPQHYTMSDLAPASGNKHPDCRLALQLNEQDRHMGLLPEPLYFATDTVVCPKPRGGITTRIPVAPNLTRYSNDFDISLTELPSKIIYPLHIEIEDNNAAYDFMGQLTNPTKHVIYQAPLPNEGTTRSTRLSTLRLDDPKTKPQLSLVRSDTGAKIFTYDLKKLLAKTNDFRPECQFEYDIEIRLKSLPDNTHYGVEILINGWMVHSYEIVL; from the coding sequence ATGAAGCGACACACTATATATAGTATACTCCTGCTGCCTCTCCTCGTCTTATCACTCGTCAGTTGTGATAAGCTCGTATATGATCGAGGCGAGTGCCCCACGATACTGGTCTTCACACCCTATATGCAGACACCCTGTATGTCTGACTCAGCTTACATAGGCAAGGCGGGCTATATGGACATCGTCATCAGTATCCCCTCATCTGGAGAGATCATCGCATACAAGCATCTAGAGCCAGCCGACCTGACGGCTGCCACAGCCATAGAGATCCCTGTACCGAACGAGTGCACGGAGACCTATCGCTACACCATCTGGGTGGGTGCTACTCCCCAGCACTACACCATGAGTGACCTAGCACCAGCCTCGGGCAATAAGCATCCCGACTGCCGCCTAGCACTTCAGCTCAACGAGCAAGATAGACACATGGGATTACTGCCCGAGCCACTCTACTTTGCCACAGACACTGTCGTATGTCCTAAGCCTCGAGGTGGTATCACGACAAGAATTCCCGTTGCGCCAAACTTAACGCGCTACAGCAACGACTTTGATATATCTCTTACCGAGCTACCCAGCAAAATCATCTATCCGCTCCATATAGAGATCGAGGACAACAACGCTGCTTACGACTTCATGGGTCAGCTGACCAATCCCACCAAGCATGTCATCTATCAGGCGCCACTACCCAACGAGGGTACGACGCGCAGCACCCGCCTGAGCACGCTACGACTAGATGACCCGAAGACAAAGCCCCAGCTGAGTCTCGTGCGCTCCGATACGGGTGCTAAGATCTTTACCTACGATCTCAAGAAGCTGCTCGCCAAGACGAACGACTTCCGCCCCGAGTGTCAGTTTGAGTACGACATAGAGATACGCCTCAAGAGCCTGCCCGATAACACGCACTACGGTGTGGAGATTCTCATCAATGGCTGGATGGTACACTCCTACGAGATAGTCCTCTAA
- a CDS encoding Mfa1 family fimbria major subunit (Members of this family are fimbrial shaft proteins (major subunit proteins), found in the Bacteriodetes. The family is named for Mfa1 from Porphyromonas gingivalis, and is related to but distinct from the family of FimA from the species.) → MNRTVRTLLGLLTIGLVALTSCKKEPEKPQNEGSTYVSVAINLQSSLRAGTGDTDDEFNLKGTWNGKDAIETIAVYVVGNGEVSYGQYTMADFDIVKATDDANISIKPKNAILTTPGAKKVYALINAPEAITTTLEKSMPAHFNEAYAKAVEGMTTAQVARANGKKEDVIMMSNSAECNITIEDGVTKEEAKQGPKNLAKVNVKRVVARVILTTTKPSYEIKLQDGTVLGKIENITYAVAQGEKAFYISQQKNKAGSITTPGYSFLPLVDPADKSKLTNYEAQANTYDYSDLHATVTTPRVALVAENLTAALEIGKKSLESSAFIFEASHPFGENGQTVADYTGGFRRGNTPYVLVRTKFTPDDNAFYNEYQKTQFKKGNGTFYRGEDGLFYATNRTVGGGKIKDRIVPNQKYTKFEGGKVLYHVFVNPDNVVKTLDAPAYRNNIYHISVTGFKTLGLNWNPLYPEDPDTPDQQNPDPKPKDDPNTPPYVPGDFNTPKETYMAVEVNVIPWNVHSYDIELGL, encoded by the coding sequence ATGAACAGAACAGTAAGAACACTGCTAGGCCTACTAACGATCGGTCTAGTAGCTCTAACTTCCTGCAAAAAGGAGCCAGAGAAGCCTCAGAACGAAGGTTCGACCTACGTAAGCGTAGCGATCAACCTACAGTCTAGCCTGCGCGCTGGTACGGGCGATACTGATGATGAGTTTAACCTTAAGGGCACTTGGAATGGCAAGGATGCCATCGAGACTATTGCCGTCTATGTCGTTGGTAACGGCGAGGTCTCCTATGGTCAATACACGATGGCTGACTTTGATATTGTCAAGGCTACAGATGATGCAAACATTTCCATCAAGCCTAAGAACGCTATCCTTACCACCCCAGGCGCAAAGAAGGTTTATGCCCTCATCAATGCTCCTGAGGCAATCACCACGACTCTTGAGAAGTCTATGCCAGCTCACTTCAACGAGGCTTATGCTAAGGCTGTCGAGGGTATGACAACGGCTCAGGTAGCTCGTGCAAACGGAAAGAAGGAGGATGTCATCATGATGTCTAACTCTGCTGAGTGTAATATCACGATCGAGGATGGTGTCACCAAGGAGGAGGCTAAACAAGGTCCTAAGAACCTCGCCAAGGTGAATGTCAAGCGTGTTGTAGCACGTGTGATCCTAACGACAACAAAGCCTAGCTATGAGATCAAACTCCAAGATGGTACTGTGCTAGGTAAAATCGAAAACATCACCTACGCAGTAGCTCAGGGTGAGAAGGCTTTCTACATTAGCCAGCAGAAGAATAAGGCTGGTAGCATCACCACTCCTGGATATAGCTTCCTGCCACTGGTTGATCCTGCTGATAAGAGCAAGCTGACCAACTATGAGGCTCAGGCTAATACTTACGACTATAGTGATCTACATGCGACTGTCACGACTCCTCGTGTAGCTCTTGTCGCTGAGAATCTTACCGCAGCTCTAGAGATCGGTAAGAAGAGCCTCGAGAGCAGCGCTTTCATCTTTGAGGCTAGCCATCCGTTTGGGGAAAATGGACAGACGGTTGCTGACTACACGGGAGGGTTCCGTCGTGGTAATACTCCTTATGTACTCGTTCGTACGAAGTTTACGCCTGATGACAATGCGTTCTACAACGAGTATCAGAAAACCCAGTTCAAAAAAGGCAATGGAACTTTCTACAGAGGAGAGGATGGTCTCTTCTACGCCACGAATAGAACTGTTGGTGGTGGTAAGATTAAGGATAGGATTGTGCCAAATCAGAAGTACACCAAGTTTGAGGGTGGTAAGGTGCTTTACCATGTCTTTGTCAACCCTGATAATGTCGTTAAGACGCTAGATGCACCTGCCTATCGCAACAACATCTACCATATCAGTGTCACAGGCTTCAAGACTCTCGGTCTCAACTGGAACCCGCTCTATCCAGAGGATCCTGATACACCCGATCAACAGAACCCAGATCCTAAGCCAAAGGATGATCCCAACACGCCTCCTTACGTACCTGGAGACTTCAACACGCCTAAGGAAACCTATATGGCTGTAGAGGTCAATGTCATTCCTTGGAATGTACACTCCTATGATATAGAGCTAGGTCTCTAA
- the dgt gene encoding dGTP triphosphohydrolase has product MNWDQLISNRRFGAPEPVRAGALGGGMEMRTEFDRDYDRLIFSAPFRRLQNKAQIFPLPKSIFVHNRLTHSLEVSCVGRSLGNYIASRLTDNQDTPHRGSIATVVSAACLAHDMGNPPFGHSGERAIRAYFTEGNGRQWYDAVVGEGHSWEDFAYFEGNANGFRLLTHQFEGRRPGGFALTYTTLAAIVKYPWSSARAPESGKFGYFQSEQAAYLDVANYLGILPVDPATGHYVRHPLVYLVEAADDICYQVMDVEDAYKLRILSYERTVDLLLRYFPADGHDHALATLETIGDRNERIAYLRAKAINILVEACAEVFIEHEEEILCGAFAGTLVSRMPERLYAAYRANSEVAQSEIYTARAVIDVELAGHRIFSELIDKLMQSLLHPDDAYSRTLLSLVSSQYNLHEESIYGKLQCTLDYISGMTDPYALDLYRRITGMSLPAI; this is encoded by the coding sequence ATGAATTGGGATCAGCTGATCTCTAACCGACGCTTTGGAGCGCCAGAGCCTGTGCGAGCTGGCGCACTAGGTGGGGGCATGGAGATGCGTACGGAGTTTGACCGGGACTACGATCGTCTGATCTTCTCGGCACCATTTCGCAGGCTACAAAACAAAGCGCAGATCTTCCCGCTGCCGAAGAGTATCTTCGTGCACAACCGTCTGACGCATAGTCTGGAGGTGAGCTGCGTGGGGCGTAGTCTGGGCAACTATATAGCGAGCCGCCTGACGGACAACCAGGATACGCCTCATCGGGGGAGCATCGCTACGGTCGTCTCGGCGGCCTGTCTGGCACACGATATGGGCAATCCTCCCTTCGGGCACAGTGGCGAGCGGGCGATCCGGGCTTACTTTACCGAGGGCAACGGTCGCCAATGGTATGATGCCGTAGTAGGGGAGGGGCACTCGTGGGAGGACTTCGCTTATTTCGAGGGTAATGCCAATGGCTTTCGCCTGCTGACCCATCAGTTTGAGGGGCGCCGCCCTGGGGGCTTTGCTTTAACCTACACCACACTGGCAGCTATTGTCAAGTACCCCTGGTCGTCGGCTAGGGCGCCTGAGAGCGGAAAGTTCGGCTATTTCCAGTCGGAGCAGGCAGCCTACCTCGATGTGGCGAACTACCTAGGCATCCTGCCCGTAGATCCCGCCACGGGGCACTACGTGCGTCACCCGCTGGTCTACCTCGTGGAGGCCGCCGACGATATATGCTATCAGGTGATGGATGTGGAGGATGCATATAAGCTGCGTATCTTGAGCTACGAGCGTACGGTGGATCTGCTCCTGCGCTACTTCCCCGCAGATGGTCACGACCATGCGCTGGCAACGCTGGAGACTATCGGCGACCGCAACGAGCGGATCGCTTACCTGAGAGCCAAGGCGATCAATATCCTCGTGGAGGCGTGTGCCGAGGTCTTCATAGAGCATGAGGAGGAGATACTGTGTGGTGCTTTTGCGGGGACGCTGGTTAGTCGAATGCCCGAGAGGCTCTATGCAGCTTACCGAGCCAATAGCGAGGTGGCGCAGAGTGAGATCTACACGGCGCGAGCGGTGATAGACGTAGAGCTGGCGGGGCATCGGATCTTCTCTGAGCTGATCGACAAACTGATGCAATCGCTCCTACATCCTGATGATGCGTATAGTCGTACGCTCCTCTCGCTGGTGAGTAGTCAGTACAACCTGCACGAAGAGTCGATCTACGGCAAGCTCCAGTGCACGCTCGACTACATCTCCGGCATGACCGATCCCTACGCGCTAGACCTCTACCGACGCATCACCGGCATGAGCCTCCCAGCGATCTGA
- the radA gene encoding DNA repair protein RadA, translating into MAKVKTIYKCSACGATYSRWQGQCNECQEWNTIEEELAQPETTSGRSTPAQEIQRKLKQIHEGATWDGLHSEEVRPIQLIEGSEESRVDLHDEELNRLLGGGLVQGSFTLLGGEPGIGKSTLIFQTVLRCPELKTLYVSGEESAQQLKLRADRIGIHSEQCLIYCDTDLDNILLKALQIVPDLLVIDSIQTVTTARSDSSPGSISQIKECANLLLHFAKSSGILVIVIGHINKEGSIAGPKILEHTVDTVLQFEGDKQHLYRILRSHKNRFGSTDDLGIYEMNSSGLVAVSNPSEHLISGNTEGLSGVVVACAVEGIRPIMIETQALVSSAIYNNPQRSTTGFDLRRLNMLLAVLEKRAGFKLIQKDVFLNITGGIKINDTAVDLAVLCAVLSSNLDIAVPSKTCMTGEVGLAGEIRAVSRIERRIAEAHRLGFTRILIPKANAKSLQQRNYDIEIVPCDRVDHAFRTLFSQRQ; encoded by the coding sequence ATGGCAAAGGTTAAGACTATATATAAGTGTAGTGCCTGTGGTGCTACCTACAGTCGCTGGCAAGGCCAGTGCAACGAGTGCCAAGAGTGGAACACGATCGAGGAGGAGCTGGCGCAGCCGGAGACGACCTCAGGGCGCTCGACACCAGCGCAGGAGATACAGCGCAAGCTCAAGCAGATCCATGAGGGTGCTACGTGGGATGGGCTCCACTCGGAGGAGGTGCGTCCCATACAACTGATCGAGGGAAGCGAGGAGAGTCGAGTAGATCTGCACGACGAGGAGCTAAACCGCCTTCTCGGTGGCGGCCTGGTGCAAGGCTCCTTTACCTTGCTGGGTGGCGAGCCGGGTATTGGTAAGTCTACGTTGATCTTTCAGACCGTGCTGCGCTGCCCAGAGCTCAAGACGCTCTACGTATCGGGCGAGGAGAGTGCCCAGCAGCTCAAGCTGCGTGCCGACCGCATCGGCATACACTCGGAGCAGTGCCTCATCTACTGCGACACCGACCTGGACAACATACTCCTGAAGGCTCTGCAGATAGTACCCGACCTGCTGGTCATCGACAGTATTCAGACCGTCACGACTGCACGCTCCGACTCTTCGCCTGGATCCATCAGTCAGATTAAGGAGTGCGCCAACCTGCTCCTGCACTTTGCCAAGAGCAGCGGCATCCTCGTGATTGTCATTGGGCATATCAACAAAGAGGGCTCCATAGCGGGCCCGAAGATCTTGGAGCATACGGTAGACACGGTCTTGCAGTTTGAGGGCGACAAGCAGCATCTCTACCGCATCTTGCGTAGCCATAAGAACCGCTTTGGCTCTACCGACGATCTTGGCATCTACGAGATGAATAGCTCGGGACTGGTCGCTGTGAGCAATCCCTCGGAGCACCTTATCTCGGGCAATACGGAGGGGCTCAGTGGGGTCGTGGTCGCCTGTGCCGTGGAGGGTATCCGCCCGATCATGATCGAGACGCAAGCTTTGGTTAGTTCGGCTATTTACAATAACCCGCAGCGGTCCACTACGGGCTTTGACCTGAGGCGACTCAACATGCTGTTGGCCGTTTTGGAGAAGCGGGCCGGCTTCAAGCTCATACAGAAAGACGTTTTCCTCAATATCACGGGCGGTATCAAGATCAACGATACCGCCGTGGATCTGGCGGTGCTCTGTGCCGTACTCTCCTCCAATCTGGACATAGCCGTGCCCTCGAAGACCTGCATGACGGGCGAGGTGGGACTGGCGGGCGAGATACGTGCCGTGAGTCGCATAGAGCGACGCATAGCGGAGGCGCACCGACTGGGCTTCACGCGGATACTGATCCCCAAGGCGAATGCTAAGAGCCTGCAACAGCGAAACTACGACATAGAGATCGTGCCGTGTGATCGGGTGGATCACGCCTTCAGAACACTCTTCTCTCAAAGACAATAG
- a CDS encoding dimethylarginine dimethylaminohydrolase family protein produces MMDKQHKRLTPHVTNETNQLRKVVLGLPHALGTPPTLEETYDAKSYQAVLRGDYPTEQAVVREMEGFLAILQRHGVEVYRPEPIEACNQIFARDVSFVIDEHLFVAHMIPDRRREVDAFASIYDLFEPSSVLHLPAEVRVEGGDVILYDDILFVGCCEPGAFGQFKTTRTNDRAVDFFREFFPHKRIVPVPLYKHDQDPLRGVLHLDCAFQPVGRGFAVFYPEGVASREARGIIGEVFGQDKLLTITAEEAVEMHTNFFSLSPEVVCVEAGAERLQRYLREVAGMTVEEVPYSEISKQGGLLRCSTCPLERA; encoded by the coding sequence ATGATGGACAAACAACATAAACGACTCACCCCTCACGTAACCAACGAAACGAACCAGCTCCGCAAAGTCGTACTCGGGCTGCCTCATGCGCTCGGTACGCCACCGACACTTGAGGAGACCTACGACGCTAAGAGCTACCAAGCGGTGTTGCGGGGAGACTACCCCACGGAGCAGGCGGTGGTACGTGAGATGGAGGGATTCCTCGCTATCCTACAGCGCCACGGCGTGGAGGTGTATCGTCCTGAGCCAATAGAGGCGTGCAATCAGATCTTCGCGCGAGATGTCTCTTTCGTGATCGATGAGCACCTTTTTGTGGCACACATGATCCCCGACAGGAGACGAGAGGTAGATGCGTTTGCATCGATCTACGATCTCTTCGAGCCGAGTAGCGTGCTACATCTGCCCGCCGAGGTACGTGTCGAGGGGGGCGACGTGATCCTCTATGATGACATCCTCTTCGTGGGCTGTTGCGAGCCAGGAGCTTTTGGGCAGTTCAAGACTACGAGGACCAATGATCGCGCGGTGGACTTCTTCCGTGAGTTCTTCCCGCACAAGCGCATCGTACCCGTACCACTATACAAGCATGACCAGGATCCTCTGCGTGGTGTGCTGCACCTAGACTGCGCCTTTCAGCCCGTGGGGCGTGGCTTCGCCGTCTTTTATCCCGAGGGAGTCGCTTCCAGAGAGGCTCGCGGGATCATTGGCGAGGTTTTTGGACAGGACAAGCTACTGACCATCACCGCTGAGGAGGCTGTCGAGATGCATACGAACTTCTTCTCCCTCTCTCCCGAAGTGGTCTGTGTTGAGGCGGGTGCCGAGCGTCTGCAGCGTTACCTCCGTGAGGTGGCTGGCATGACCGTTGAGGAGGTGCCTTATAGTGAGATCTCTAAGCAGGGTGGCTTGCTGCGCTGCTCCACATGTCCTCTAGAGCGAGCATAG
- a CDS encoding single-stranded DNA-binding protein → MYYNKAILIGFVGADPNVHYSRRGSCQATLRLATSVSGYTKRDGTQIPERTEWHTVVIFGTLAQFVERWVRKGSHLLVEGEIRYNNYTDRQGQAQARTEIWADKVTFVDRPKQGGSQEGASARSTAEPPASKPDTQGASAHGQQ, encoded by the coding sequence ATGTACTACAATAAGGCGATCCTAATAGGCTTCGTAGGCGCAGACCCCAACGTACACTATTCGCGTCGGGGAAGCTGCCAGGCTACGCTACGCCTTGCGACCTCTGTATCGGGCTACACGAAGCGTGATGGCACGCAGATACCAGAGCGTACAGAGTGGCACACGGTGGTGATCTTCGGCACGCTGGCGCAGTTTGTCGAGCGATGGGTGCGCAAGGGGTCGCATCTTCTCGTGGAGGGCGAGATACGCTACAACAACTACACCGATCGCCAGGGACAAGCACAGGCTCGTACAGAGATTTGGGCGGACAAGGTCACCTTTGTAGATCGTCCCAAGCAGGGCGGTAGTCAGGAGGGAGCCTCTGCTCGCTCCACAGCCGAGCCTCCAGCATCAAAGCCCGACACGCAAGGAGCGAGCGCACATGGTCAGCAATAG
- a CDS encoding hemolysin family protein, translated as MGDAFLLSLFGGIVYSNPIVWIDAIPLLIILVLLLCSAFMSSNEVAFFSLTPQEVQQIKEQEHPNDPRLLRLLSHSEQLLATILIGNNAVNVAITILCAWFVGEHWDFSANRVAGFIIQTVLITFLLLLFGEIIPKIYAQRHPLSFIRMTAPAVSALYKGIAWCSKGLIKTSKLLGSNAKKGHELSVDDLSEAVALTTEGDNKETEMIHEIVKFYHKTADEIMVPRVDMVGVNYHWAYHQTLNYAVDTGYSRLPVYDGSQDTIRGVLYVKDLLPHMHEEDTFPWQKIIRQAYFVPENKKIDTLLEELQQERIHMAIVIDEFGGTSGLITLEDILEEIVGEIVDEYDDEDPPYVRLAEGVYLIDGGMSLIDLCKLLDVEPEYFAPHYEEVDTVGGLYLEVLQEIPQVGQQITISDIDFTVTRMDRHRIMQLKMRLHPKEQDETQSNSPTEPQA; from the coding sequence ATGGGTGATGCCTTCTTATTAAGTCTTTTCGGGGGAATTGTGTACAGCAATCCAATCGTTTGGATAGATGCTATACCGCTCTTGATCATCCTCGTCTTACTGCTTTGTTCCGCCTTTATGTCGAGCAATGAGGTGGCTTTCTTTTCGCTCACCCCACAAGAGGTGCAGCAGATCAAAGAGCAGGAGCACCCCAACGACCCGCGCTTACTACGACTCCTATCGCACTCGGAGCAACTGCTGGCGACCATCTTGATCGGCAATAATGCGGTCAACGTGGCGATCACGATCCTCTGCGCGTGGTTTGTGGGAGAGCACTGGGACTTCTCGGCCAATCGTGTTGCTGGCTTTATCATCCAGACGGTCCTGATCACCTTCCTGCTCCTACTCTTTGGCGAAATCATCCCTAAGATCTACGCTCAGCGTCACCCGCTCTCCTTCATACGGATGACGGCTCCAGCCGTGTCTGCCCTTTACAAAGGGATCGCTTGGTGCTCCAAGGGCTTGATCAAAACCTCTAAGCTCCTCGGATCTAATGCGAAGAAGGGGCACGAACTCTCTGTCGATGATCTTTCGGAGGCTGTCGCACTCACGACCGAGGGGGACAATAAGGAGACGGAGATGATCCATGAGATTGTCAAGTTTTACCACAAGACGGCCGACGAGATCATGGTGCCGCGTGTCGATATGGTTGGCGTCAACTACCACTGGGCTTATCATCAGACGCTGAACTATGCGGTCGACACGGGCTACTCACGACTACCTGTCTATGACGGGTCGCAGGACACAATCCGAGGGGTGCTCTATGTCAAGGACCTCCTGCCTCACATGCACGAGGAGGACACCTTCCCCTGGCAAAAGATCATCCGGCAAGCTTACTTCGTACCTGAGAATAAGAAGATCGACACCCTGCTGGAGGAGTTGCAACAGGAGCGTATTCACATGGCGATCGTGATCGACGAGTTTGGCGGGACCTCAGGACTGATCACGCTCGAGGACATCCTCGAGGAGATCGTCGGTGAGATCGTCGACGAATACGATGATGAGGATCCGCCTTACGTACGGCTTGCCGAGGGGGTCTATCTGATCGATGGCGGTATGTCGCTGATCGATCTCTGCAAGCTGCTAGATGTAGAGCCTGAGTACTTTGCACCACACTACGAGGAGGTTGATACGGTTGGGGGCTTGTACCTAGAGGTGCTCCAAGAGATTCCTCAGGTGGGTCAGCAGATAACGATCTCAGACATTGACTTCACCGTAACGCGCATGGACCGCCACCGTATCATGCAGCTCAAGATGCGTCTGCATCCCAAAGAGCAGGACGAGACGCAGAGCAATAGTCCTACAGAGCCTCAGGCGTGA
- a CDS encoding 4'-phosphopantetheinyl transferase family protein — protein MIYSQLDLPLGGTLYVAELPSSIVPSLSNYRSLTQQLLDEIAPRETSWRLTHLPTGAPRLDAPDRDYSISLSHSGSYVALVLCEGQHGIGVDLQIASDKLPQIAPRFMSPAELAHYHHLLTAEEPQAAREWLYTVWGLKEAAYKAYPPKVQRHLATNYIVSPPDYSVSASRSSDKGSDSITRYTICADEGDDRPTLLTGYRLRSITTAPYHLTYVLDSGGAVLPAE, from the coding sequence GTGATCTACTCACAGCTAGACCTCCCGCTAGGAGGGACACTCTACGTCGCAGAGCTACCCTCTAGCATCGTCCCCAGCCTATCTAACTACCGCTCGCTGACGCAGCAGCTCCTCGACGAGATCGCCCCGAGAGAGACTTCCTGGCGATTGACGCACCTCCCCACGGGTGCTCCCCGCCTTGATGCGCCTGACCGTGATTATAGTATCTCCCTATCCCACAGCGGGAGCTACGTTGCCCTCGTCCTCTGCGAGGGGCAGCACGGTATCGGTGTAGATCTACAGATCGCCAGTGATAAGTTGCCACAGATAGCTCCGAGGTTTATGTCTCCCGCTGAGCTGGCTCACTATCATCACCTGCTCACAGCTGAGGAGCCTCAAGCCGCTCGCGAATGGCTCTACACGGTGTGGGGACTCAAGGAGGCTGCCTACAAAGCCTACCCACCAAAGGTCCAGCGACACCTAGCAACCAACTACATTGTCTCGCCACCCGACTACTCCGTCTCTGCTAGCCGGAGTAGTGACAAAGGGAGCGACTCGATCACCCGTTACACCATCTGTGCCGACGAAGGGGATGACCGCCCCACCCTCCTCACGGGCTACCGCCTTCGTAGCATCACGACAGCTCCATACCACCTCACCTATGTGCTAGACTCAGGAGGTGCCGTCCTACCGGCTGAGTAA
- a CDS encoding transcriptional regulator, producing METLLPRMEDETISEPEEQELAIMSDVVASYEEEHYPLESLTLGELISYALKEQGKSQAELARELGVSPSRVSDFVNDKSEPSLSLTGRICQVLGLSAELVLGCVTPAYA from the coding sequence GTGGAGACACTTCTACCTCGTATGGAGGATGAGACAATAAGTGAGCCCGAAGAGCAGGAGTTGGCGATTATGAGTGATGTGGTCGCTTCTTACGAGGAGGAGCATTATCCGCTAGAGAGCCTAACGCTGGGCGAACTAATCAGCTATGCCCTCAAGGAGCAGGGCAAGTCTCAGGCAGAGCTAGCCCGCGAACTGGGTGTCTCTCCATCTCGTGTGAGTGACTTCGTCAATGACAAGAGCGAGCCATCGCTCTCGCTAACGGGGCGCATCTGCCAGGTGCTAGGACTCTCCGCCGAGCTGGTTCTAGGCTGTGTCACACCTGCCTATGCGTAG
- a CDS encoding 3-hydroxyacyl-CoA dehydrogenase family protein: MTNDTSTQRDTAAVGYDKKVAVVGAGSMGRSIAICLAMHHIPTVIQARSLDRQKRAIPLLEQSLAECGELFDWSKEQQQELLSRIKVTVDNADIVSANLVIEATSGTLEEHKDLYRDLDAVLSEGTIIASITSSISITELGNATQRPSLVAGMHFFNPVPLIDLVEIVSSQHTSQETLEQIQELCDAMGKETVYVEDSPGYIVNRMLIPMINEAITELAQGIGSIEDIDRAMRIGASHPMGPLELADWIGLDTCLEILEGLFAEFMDSKYRPHPLLRRKVRAGQLGRKVGVGFYRYSPEEEE, from the coding sequence ATGACAAACGATACTTCTACCCAGCGTGATACTGCGGCGGTCGGCTACGACAAGAAGGTAGCCGTCGTAGGTGCCGGCTCCATGGGGCGCAGCATAGCCATCTGCCTGGCCATGCACCATATACCTACCGTCATACAAGCACGATCTCTGGATCGTCAGAAGCGGGCTATCCCACTTCTCGAGCAGTCACTGGCGGAGTGTGGCGAACTCTTCGACTGGAGCAAAGAGCAGCAGCAGGAGTTGCTCAGTCGCATCAAGGTGACTGTGGACAATGCCGACATTGTCTCGGCCAACCTCGTCATAGAGGCGACCAGTGGTACCCTAGAGGAGCACAAAGACCTCTACCGCGACCTCGATGCTGTCCTCAGCGAGGGGACGATCATAGCTTCGATCACTTCGTCGATCAGCATCACGGAGCTAGGCAACGCTACACAGCGTCCGTCGCTGGTGGCGGGGATGCACTTCTTCAACCCCGTGCCGCTCATCGACCTTGTCGAGATCGTCTCGTCACAGCACACTTCGCAAGAGACACTTGAGCAGATCCAAGAGCTGTGCGATGCGATGGGCAAAGAGACAGTCTACGTCGAGGACTCGCCCGGCTACATCGTCAATCGTATGCTCATCCCGATGATCAACGAGGCGATCACCGAGCTGGCTCAAGGTATCGGCTCTATCGAAGACATAGACCGTGCGATGCGCATCGGCGCTAGTCACCCGATGGGTCCGCTAGAGCTGGCAGACTGGATCGGGCTAGACACTTGTCTGGAGATCTTGGAGGGGCTCTTTGCGGAGTTTATGGACAGCAAGTATCGTCCGCACCCGCTACTACGCCGGAAGGTTCGCGCCGGACAGCTCGGTCGCAAGGTCGGCGTGGGCTTCTACCGCTACTCCCCAGAGGAAGAGGAATAG